Part of the Notamacropus eugenii isolate mMacEug1 chromosome 5, mMacEug1.pri_v2, whole genome shotgun sequence genome is shown below.
TTTTTAATTAACTGCCCTTATGGACTCAGGGTAATGAGGAAAGATAGATATAGAAGAGTATTGTAAGTTTCACTGATGCTGGTATTTCTATAGAAGAGCTGTGGTTGTCCTAGGGAACCCAGAAATCAATGGGacatcttttaaattaaattcagagAAAACAAATTGGGATCCCATCCTAGAGACAGAATTTTTTATCCGTAGAGgtattggatttgtttgttttccttgtcACTTGTATTAATTTGCAAGGTAAAATGATTCTTTCAGTTACAAACCACGGCGGATAGTCCTGACTATCAGTACCCTCCTAAAGTAGATATTTCTGGGAAAATTCATATAATTATCAAGAAGGACATCTAGACCAATTACTCCATTTTTACCAAGGGTGAAAATGTTGACAACTTGTCCAAAAGGTATATAGGAATGAAGTAGAAGATCCAGTCTTGAACTCCAAATGCAttgcttttcccattttctgATACAACCATATTTATTAGATATGCCTAATTATGGACTTGGAGCCTGATCTGTCAAAACATGAAATAATTAAGATATACCTGATTAGAAATTTTGAGTCCTTTTCTATACCAAAGCTGTCTTTCCAACACATTCCCTTCTCTAACTTCTTTAGTGTAgtattagggagaaaaaaaagatattgagtttttttcccatgaaaattatttcttcaaAACTAACCTTCTTAGTAAGAAGAGAACAGGTCATAACATTTTCTCGCATTCCCCTTCAAGGTCTCAGAATAGACTGGATATGTGCAAGGTCCTTCATATAGATATGatagaattaaagaaaataaaaggattggtGATGACGTTGATAATGGTAAATGATGGTGTTGTTTTTCCATTAAACTCATTTGTGGATCACAACAGTAGGATGTAGTGACTCTTCATCTTTCTTCCCAGGAAAGGAACCTATTCCAGCCAGTACGATGTCGGTCTTCAATAATTCTGCCCTTTATCCTCAGTTCCTTTTAACAGGCTTCCATGGACTGGAGGCCAAGTATAGTTTGATTTCCCTCCCCATCTGCCTGATCTACATCATTTCCATTGCAGGAAACATtaccatcctcttcatcattcgGACAGAGCCCTCACTCCACCAACCCATGTACTACTTTCTGTCCATGTTGGCCCTTACGGACCTGGGTCTATCTACCGTGACCCTGCCCACCATGTTCAGTGTCTTTTGGTTCCATGCCAGGGAAATCTCCTTCATTGCCTGTGCAATCCAAATGTATTTCATCCATGTGTTTTCCATCATTGAGTCAGCTGTGTTGCTGGCCATGGCATTTGACCGTGTTGTGGCCATCCGGGAACCACTTCGCTATTCAGCCATCCTCACTAATAGTGTAATTATTAGGATTGGACTAGCCAGTGCTGGAAGAGCCCTTATACTGGTCTTCCCAGTCCCTTTCCTTTTGAAAAGGTTGAAGTTCCATGCCATCAATACTCTCTCTTACCCCTTTTGTCTGCACCAGGATCTCATCAAACTGACAGTGTCCAGCCGGAGGATCAGCAGCATCTATGGTCTTATGGTGGTCATCTCCTCCATGGGGCTAGACTCAGTATTGCTTCTGTTATCCTATATACTCATTCTAGTGACAGTGCTGAGTGTTGCCTCCAAGGCAGAGCGTGTCAAAGCTCTTAACACATGTATCTCCCATATTTGTGCTGTGCTTACCTTCTACACACCCATGATTGGGCTGTCTATGATCCGCCGCTATGGTCAGAATGCCTCCCCAATGGTCCACGTGTTGATGGCTGATGTCTACCTGCTTGTCCCACCACTCATGAACCCTGTTGTGTACAGTGTCAAGACGAAGCAGATTCGCCAGCGCATCCTCAAGAAGTTCAAGAAGTAAAAGGGGTAGGGGGCCCAATActttttcttaataataataatgatcaaaCTTCACCTTTAATTAGCACTTTAATCTTTTCCTAAAATCTTCACATATGTTATTGCACTGGCAAGACTGACCTAAGTtgactttatttgtttgtttgcttgttttcctgAAGCAGAACAAAATTGATGAAATGAGACAGATAATAACTGGAGCCAAAAAGGAGTCCCAGTGTTTAGATCTGCCaaatacaagagagaagaaaCTTGGTTTACTTTTAGATGGGAAAAAGTGCTTAGAAGGTTCATAAAGGTAGATTTCAGCTAAGCATAACAAAAACTATCCTAATGAACAAGAGTATTCAAAATCAGAATGTCTTTCTGCTGGAACTATGAGGTCTTCAGCATTTGACAATAGGATTCTAGATCAGATACTAAAAGGAACTTTAGTGGTCACTCAGTTATCCCTTCATCTTAAATATGAAGTGAGGCCcaaggaaatgaaatgacttttccaaggtcaaacagatagTATGCGAATTCGAATACATATCTTCTGATACAAATCCAGACCTTTTGTCATGATAATGTGTGCTTGCTCCTACCCCTTAATAAGATTATTGAGAGAGACTTTCTGCTACTTCATTTATGGCCTCACTTGAGATCTACCCTTATTCTTGTGGGAGAGACAGATCCAATATCTGGTGGAGGTACTAGAAAAACCAGAAGGAGGGGCTGTGAGAAGCTAACCAAGTGGGTATGAAGTGGCACTTTCTAAATTTTagtgatattcatttttttaatttatcatttttgttcttttgttttttctatttatatttagttatatatatatatatatatatatatatatatatatatatatatatatatatatatatatatatatacatatacatatacatatatatggttgtctcccccattagactatttgcttcttgatggcagggactgatttccttttgttttttattgtttttgtttgtttcctttggaTCCTGAATGATTAACACAGAACCTGactcttagtaaatgtttaataaagtttattgactgagtaGGCATTGGCTTGTGCCACTTTCTTCAATTTTGGGATGTCACGCCACGATTTATTTGCTTTATACATGTTGTGCTCACTCTTCTTTAAACCCACATGTTgaatataattcattttttacCTAAAATTTACAAATTGCTATCTAAACTACTACTAAATATTCAAAACAAATGAACATCTTAATAACAATGATATGTGATTTCAACTGAATAGAAGAACAGCAATCAACAATTGCTGACACAAGTGGTTTAAGTTTTGTAAAAGCATTTACATGCATTTTCTcagcaatgacaacaaaaatatcCATATACTGAGGAAATTACTACTTGTATAAATTTTCTCTCCCAGGTCTATGGGACAGGGATTAGTACCGTAATATATGCTGGATAGGAAGCCAGTGGAgccataaatgtgtgtgtatatttctttttctttacttccctcAAACTCAGACTCTCAATAAAGATATGTTCAGTATCGTGCCTTGTActaaaaaaatggtcatttaaaaagtgaattaatATGTACATGTGTTGATGACAGGATGAGAacaagaaggaatgaatgaattagtAAACAAGAAAATAAGTATACCaaaaagaagtaaggaaagagaaaatatgtacTGTGTATAAGACAGGAAACATTATATAAAATGTCTGTGCTATCCtattttgactcagttttctttctcAAGTACAAGAGTGGTAAGATATAAAAGAAGCCATTGCTCTGATTATTTGGAATAACACCCCTGTCTTTTTACCTGGGCTTTATTCCTGTTTCTTTCAGTGGTATAATCCTTGACTCACTATATCCCAGAACCTACATCTGTTTCTTTTACTCTGATTTTTGGGTCCTACCCCAGATGTGTTCATTGTGGGCTAA
Proteins encoded:
- the LOC140508785 gene encoding olfactory receptor 51G2-like, whose protein sequence is MSVFNNSALYPQFLLTGFHGLEAKYSLISLPICLIYIISIAGNITILFIIRTEPSLHQPMYYFLSMLALTDLGLSTVTLPTMFSVFWFHAREISFIACAIQMYFIHVFSIIESAVLLAMAFDRVVAIREPLRYSAILTNSVIIRIGLASAGRALILVFPVPFLLKRLKFHAINTLSYPFCLHQDLIKLTVSSRRISSIYGLMVVISSMGLDSVLLLLSYILILVTVLSVASKAERVKALNTCISHICAVLTFYTPMIGLSMIRRYGQNASPMVHVLMADVYLLVPPLMNPVVYSVKTKQIRQRILKKFKK